A genome region from Leptodactylus fuscus isolate aLepFus1 chromosome 6, aLepFus1.hap2, whole genome shotgun sequence includes the following:
- the LOC142210866 gene encoding DNA-directed RNA polymerases I, II, and III subunit RPABC5-like gives MIIPVRCFTCGKVVGNKWEAYLGLLQAEYTEGDALDALGLKRYCCRRMLLSHVDLIEKLLNYAPLEK, from the exons ATGATTATACCAGTCAGATGCTTTACTTGCGGGAAGGTGGTTGGAAACAAATGGGAGGCGTACCTGGGTCTTCTTCAAGCAGAATATACAGAAGG GGATGCCCTGGATGCTCTAGGACTGAAGCGTTATTGCTGTCGCCGGATGTTGCTCTCTCACGTTGACCTTATTGAGAAGCTACTGAACTACGCACCATTGGAGAAGTAA
- the PRMT1 gene encoding protein arginine N-methyltransferase 1: MSQFSLRKPFVNLKASDVCGKGGEGDGSERMAEASTCSMEVSCTQPESSVKPTAEEMTSKDYYFDSYAHFGIHEEMLKDEVRTLTYRNSMFHNRHLFKDKVVLDVGSGTGILCMFAAKAGAKKVIGIECSSISDYAIKIVKANKLDHIVTIIKGKVEEVELPVEKVDIIISEWMGYCLFYESMLNTVIYARDKWLTPDGLIFPDRATLYVTAIEDRQYKDYKIHWWENVYGFDMSCIKDVAIKEPLVDVVDPKQLVTNSCLIKEVDIYTVKVDDLSFTSPFCLQVKRNDYIHALVAYFNIEFTRCHKRTGFSTSPESPYTHWKQTVFYMEDYLTVKTGEEIFGTIGMKPNAKNNRDLDFTIDIDFKGQLCELSCSTDYRMR; this comes from the exons ATGTCGCAGTTCTCTCTTAGGAAGCCGTTCGTTAATCTTAAGGCTTCAGACGTGTGTGGTAAAGGAGGCGAGGGAGACGGCTCGGAAAGAATGGCCGAAGCAAGTACCTGCAGTATGGAG GTTTCCTGTACACAACCAGAGAGCAGTGTGAAACCAACAGCAGAAGAAATGACCTCTAAAGATTACTACTTTGACTCCTATGCTCACTTTGGTATCCATGAG GAAATGTTAAAGGATGAAGTCCGGACCCTAACCTATCGTAACTCCATGTTTCACAACAGACACTTGTTTAAGGACAAGGTTGTCTTGGATGTTGGGAGTGGAACAGGGATCCTCTGCATGTTTGCAGCTAAGGCTGGTGCCAAGAAAGTTATTGGG ATTGAGTGCTCAAGTATTTCTGACTACGCAATCAAGATTGTGAAGGCAAACAAACTGGATCACA TTGTAACAATCATCAAGGGGAAAGTGGAAGAAGTTGAATTGCCTGTGGAAAAAGTCGACATAATAATCAGTGAATGGATGGGGTATTGTCTGTTCTACGAGTCCATGCTGAACACTGTCATCTATGCACGCGACAAATGGCTG ACACCAGATGGTCTTATATTCCCTGATCGTGCAACGCTTTATGTGACTGCTATTGAAGATAGACAGTACAAAGACTACAAAATTCACT GGTGGGAAAACGTCTATGGCTTTGATATGTCATGCATCAAAGATGTAGCCATCAAGGAGCCCCTTGTTGATGTGGTGGACCCAAAACAGTTGGTTACAAATTCATGTCTTATCAAG GAAGTGGATATCTACACAGTAAAGGTGGATGACCTAAGTTTTACCTCTCCATTCTGCCTCCAAGTGAAGAGAAACGATTACATCCATGCACTGGTTGCTTACTTCAACATAGAGTTCACCAGATGCCATAAAAGGACAGGATTCTCTACTA GCCCAGAATCTCCTTACACTCACTGGAAGCAGACTGTCTTCTACATGGAAGACTACCTGACTGTTAAAACTGGGGAGGAAATATTTGGAACAATAGGCATGAAGCCAAATGCCAAAAATAAT CGAGACTTGGACTTTACCATCGACATTGACTTCAAAGGCCAGCTCTGTGAATTGTCATGTTCCACAGACTACAGAATGCGTTGA